A genome region from Columba livia isolate bColLiv1 breed racing homer chromosome 2, bColLiv1.pat.W.v2, whole genome shotgun sequence includes the following:
- the GALNT1 gene encoding polypeptide N-acetylgalactosaminyltransferase 1 isoform X2 → MLEEIVLVDDASERDFLKRPLENYVKKLKVPVHVIRMEQRSGLIRARLKGAAASKGQVITFLDAHCECTVGWLEPLLARIKADRRTVVCPIIDVISDDTFEYMAGSDMTYGGFNWKLNFRWYPVPQREMDRRKGDRTLPVRTPTMAGGLFSIDRDYFQEIGTYDAGMDIWGGENLEISFRIWQCGGTLEIVTCSHVGHVFRKATPYTFPGGTGQIINKNNRRLAEVWMDEFKNFFYIISPGVTKVDYGDISSRLGLRRKLQCRPFSWYLENVYPDSQIPRHYFSLGEIRNVETNQCLDNMARKENEKVGIFNCHGMGGNQVFSYTANKEIRTDDLCLDVSKLNGPVTMLKCHHLKGNQLWEYDPVKLTLLHVNSNQCLDKATEEDSQVPSIRDCNGSRSQQWLLRNVTLPEIF, encoded by the exons ATGCTGGAAGAAATCGTCCTTGTCGATGATGCCAGTGAAAGAG ACTTCTTGAAAAGACCACTGGAGAATTACGTGAAAAAGTTAAAAGTACCTGTTCATGTGATTCGAATGGAACAGCGTTCTGGTTTGATTAGAGCCAGATTAAAGGGGGCTGCTGCTTCTAAAGGCCAGGTCATCACCTTCTTAGATGCTCATTGTGAATGTACAGTAGGCTGGCTTGAACCTCTGCTGGCAAGGATCAAAGCTGACAG gaGAACAGTAGTGTGTCCCATCATTGATGTAATTAGCGATGACACCTTCGAATATATGGCAGGTTCTGACATGACCTATGGTGGATTCAACTGGAAGTTGAATTTTCGTTGGTATCCTGTTCCTCAGAGGGAGATGGATCGGCGGAAAGGAGATAGAACCCTTCCTGTTAG GACACCTACAATGGCAGGAGGTCTTTTTTCAATAGACAGAGATTACTTTCAGGAAATTGGAACATATGATGCTGGAATGGATATTTGGGGCGGAGAGAACTTAGAAATTTCCTTCAGG ATCTGGCAGTGTGGTGGCACTTTGGAAATTGTAACTTGTTCACATGTTGGGCACGTGTTCAGAAAAGCAACACCATACACTTTTCCAGGAGGTACAGGGCAGATCATCAACAAAAATAACAGGCGGCTTGCAGAAGTCTGGATGGATGAATTCAAAAACTTCTTTTACATCATTTCCCCGG GAGTTACTAAAGTTGATTATGGGGACATATCATCACGACTTGGACTACGACGCAAGCTCCAGTGTAGGCCTTTCTCCTGGTACCTGGAGAACGTTTATCCTGATTCCCAAATTCCACGCCATTACTTTTCTCTAGGAGAG ATAAGAAATGTGGAGACAAATCAATGTCTGGATAACatggcaagaaaagaaaacGAGAAAGTTGGAATCTTTAACTGCCACGGAATGGGTGGCAatcag GTTTTCTCATATACTGCCAACAAAGAAATTCGAACCGATGATCTGTGTTTAGATGTGTCCAAACTTAATGGCCCAGTAACAATGCTCAAGTGCCACCATCTAAAAGGAAATCAGCTTTGGGAATATGATCCAGTG AAATTAACCCTGTTGCATGTGAACAGTAACCAGTGCCTGGACAAAGCGACCGAAGAGGACAGCCAGGTACCCAGCATCAGAGACTGCAACGGCAGCCGCTCCCAGCAGTGGCTGCTTCGCAACGTCACCCTTCCAGAAATATTCTGA